The sequence GGATGGTGACGCCGTCGTTCGTGACGACGACGTTGCCCGACGAATCGACGAGCATCTTGTCCATGCCTTTCGGTCCGAGTGTCGTCCGGACCGCTTCGGCGACGGCCTTGCCGGCCGTGATGTTCATCGACTGTGCGTCCTTTCCAGACGTTCGCTGAGACTCCTCGGAGAGTACGATAAGGGGCTGATTACCCATCTGCTGTGCCATAGTCATCGGTGATTGATTGTCGTTCTATATAAGGATTGTGTTGCCGTTCCGGGTTACGGCCCAACACCGGCCCTACCCCTGCGTGTGAACGACACTCATTCCCCCCTTTAAGGGCGACACCGCCGCATCGGTGAGAACGACGACGCGACGACGACTCGGTTCGGTTGGTAGCCAGACTCGATCGGCCTGCGAGAACGACGCGGGTCCGAAACGATTCCGCGAAATTTAGCCGTTGTACTCGTGGTATTCGAGGCCCTGGTGTTTGAGTTCCTCGACGCGCTTGCGTTCGAGGAAGGAGTAGACGGTCCCGTGTGGGGCACCGTCGAGGATCATCTCGGCCGCCTTCCGGACGACATCGACTTCTTTCGGGGAGCCGATGACTCCCATCGTCGAGCCGTAGATGACGACCGTCGCGCCGGTGAGTTCCTCCATGAGTTCACGGGTCCGCCCGTTTTCGCCGATGAGACGCCCTTTCTTGCGGCGGAGATCGTTGTCGTTGCGGGCCACGCGACCGACGTCGATGATCTCGAACATACGCATCTCGTCGTCGAGAAGGGTCAACGCGTCCTCCGGCGGGAAACCGCGACCGATGGCCTCGACGATGTCGGCCGCCTTCATCCCCAGCAGGGGGTCGCCGGTCTGCTCGATGGCGACCGAACCGTTCTCCGAGTCGACGTCCAGTTGCACCTCGGCGGCGTGTTCGATGCGGCGGAGCGTCTCCCCGCCGTCACCGATGAGCACGCCGATGCGCTCCTGCGGAATCTTCACGTGTTGCATGAAAAACCGTACTCGCTCGTACCGTTTAAGGTTGTTCGACAGGGGTCTCGACGGCTCAGTCCTCACGTGGGTCCGCGTTCTCGTGGATGTACCCACACAGCGAGTCGCCGTCCACGTCGACGCCGAGTCGGGAGAAGAAGGCGGCGACGTTCTCGCAGTCGCGTTCGAGGAAGTCCCCGGCGTTCGGGTGGTGGATGGTGACCGCCTGTCCGATGTCGATGACGACGAGTTCGCCCTCGTACACCACGATGTTGTACTCCGAGAGATCCCCGTGGACGAGCCCCGCATCGTACAACCGGCGCATGTACTCCCGAACGACCTCGAAGGCCGTCTGCGGGTTCTCGATAGCGACGTCGTGGAGCGTCGGGGCGTGGTCGTCCTCCTCCCCGATGAGTTCCATGACGAGGACGTTTCGCTGGACGGCGATCGGCTCGGGCACCCGAACGCCCGCCGCTCGCGCACGCTGGAGGTTCGAGAACTCCTTTTGGGTCCACGTCAGCACCACCGACTTCTTGTCCCCGCGAATTCCCTCGAACCGCGGATCTCCCTCCAGGTAGTCGCGCATCTGCTGGAAGTTGCTGGCGTTGATGCGATAGATCTTGACGGCGACGTCCGTGTCCTCGGGACCGAGTGCCTCGTAGACGTTCGCCTCCTTGCCGGTCGAGATGGGGCCCCCAAAGGCGACGATATGACCGTCCTGGACCAGTTTGTAGATGGCGGCGTAGGTCGCTTCGTCGAAGACGCTCTCCTCGAGTTTGAGATCTTCGGCGTCCTTGAGCTGGTCGCGAAACTGTGAGAATTCGCGGTCGCGCTCCCTGGCGATGCGATCGGCTTCGGTGTCCCTGACGTCGATCTCCTCCCACTCGTCTCCCGGTGCCCCCTCCGAGTCGTCGAGGAGATCGTCGTCGGTCATCACTTACTCGATGTGCCCTTCTTCGCGAAGCTGGTCGGCATCCGCCTTCTCGTAGCGCCAGACGATGTCCGCCTTCTCGTCCTGCCAGTCCCAGGGTTCGACGAGAACCACGTCGCCTTCGCGGATCCAGATGCGTTTTTGCATCCGACCGGGGATGCGAGCGGTCCGTTCTTGGCCGTCTGCACAGCGTACCTTGACGCGATTTGCACCGAGCATGTTCTCCACGACGGCGAAGACCTCGTCCTCGTCGGGCATCCGAAGGTCCTTTCGGCCGCCTTCGTTTGCGGTCATACTCAGGGGTTGCACATCGAACGGGTTAAACCCCTTCGTGATCGGTCACCCACCGAAAACAAAGCCGTTTGCCTACGAGTCAAACGGTGGGAGACGGGCGGCAGAAACTCCGCGCCTGCGGCGGTTTCGGACTCCGTGCGCTCCTCGGTGGATCGGCATGGAGCCGATGGGAACCGGTCGTCCGGCCACGATGTCGATCGTGGCCGAGCGATACTGTCGTGAACCGCGTCGTCGGGCAGAGAATTGGCCCCTCCAGGACGGGAGTCACTCGCCGGATCGGAACGTCGCGAGCCGTTCGCGGCCCGGTTCGATGAGGCGATCGAGGTACTCCGCGAGCGCGGTTTTGGCGTCCGCCGGGTGAAGTTCGCCGCTCTCCAGATCGTCCGCTAGCGCCTCGAAGTCCTCGTATTCGAGGTCGCCGCCGTACTCCGCCGGCCGATCGACGACGACCCGGTCGAACCGGGGGAAGACGTGGTACTGGAACAGTTCCAGTACGGGGTTCACCGTATCGCCCTCGGGATCGCGCTCAGGTGGGCAGTAGGCGTCGTTGACCTTCTCCTCGATTGCCTCGCGGTCGTCCTCCATCGAGATCGTGACTCCCTCGCTCGATGACATTTTGCCCTCGCCAGTGGAAAGATCGCCCAGGATCGGGGTGTGGAGCGCCGGCCTGACGTCGTAGCCGAGACTCGGCAGTTCGTCGCGGGCGAGCATGTGGACTTTTCGCTGGTCTAGGCCGCCGACTGCGAGGTCGATGTCGAGGTACTCGATGTCGAGTGCCTGCATGAGCGGGTAGACGACGTGCGAGACCGTCGGCGTCTCGTCGCTTTGAATCTCGGCCATGGCTCGCTGGGCGCGGTTCAGGGTCGTCTCGACCTCCAGTGTGTGCAGGTCGAGGACGTAGTCGTCTTCGAGTTGGTACGAGGAGCCGTAGACGAACTCGGTGTCCGTCTCGTCGAGCCCGTACGCGAGGAACTGCGCGCGCATCTGTTTGGCCGTTTCGCGGATCTCCTCGAACGTTCCCTTCCCGTTGAGGTAGGCGTGAACGTCCGCCAGAAGGACGACGATGTCGAAACCCGCCTCCTGCAGGTCGATGAGCTTGTTCGCCGTGAGAAGGTGTCCCAGGTGGAGGACCCCCGAGGGTTCGTACCCGACGTACGCCCGTTTGCCGTCGGGGTCCTCGGCCAGCGCCTCGCCCTCCGCAGCCGTCACCACCTCCTCGGCGTTCCGCGTCATCAGCTCGTGGGTATTCATACCCGTGCAGAGTCGGGGCTGGACAAAATGGCTTCTGATACACGGAGTCGGCCCACGAAGGTTCAAATACCGGCAGCGGGCCACGCACCCACATCACGTAGCGATCGTCGCGGGACGAACACGGCGAGTGTGCGGCACCCCGTCTCGCGAGTCGAGAGTCGGCGAGCCCTCCAGGGACGAGGGGCTCGACCTGACAGCGCGTGCCGCCTGTTCGCTCCTACACGCGGTCCGCCCGGTGCTCGGAGATGATGGCGTCGACCATCTCCGCGTTCTGCTCTCTCCGTCGCTGTTCGGCCCGGCGTTCCCAGGCGTCGATGGCCTCCTCGACGTCCGTCTCCCGGGCGACGGCCAGTTCGTCCACCTGCTGAATGGTGATGTCCTCGGCCGGCGCAACCGGTATCTCGTGCTCGAAGAGCAGACGGTCGGCAACGTCCGAGAGTCCCCCGCCGTCGCGCACCACGAGCCGGGGCTCGTACTCGACGAGTTGCTCGGCCGTCCGACGTCCTGCGCCGCTGGCGTCACGCAGATAGACGATGTCGCCTCGGGCGATGCCGTACTCCTGCTCGGCGGTCCGGAGGGCGTCGAGGGAGAACTTCTCGACCGGCTTGACCGAGACGAGGTCGTCGTTCGTGTCCACGTCGGCGAAGTTCGAGTGGTCGAGCTTCCAGAGGTCCTTGAGCCGCTCGAGTTTCGTTTCGAGTTCGTCGGCGCGCCGGCGTTCTTCCTCGAGTTCGGCCTCCAGGGAGTCGTTCTTCCAGCGGAGATGGGAGACCTCACGGCGGGTCTTGACCTCGCGGCGTTCCTCCCGGCGGGCCTCCGAGAGCTTCGCCTCGTACTCCTCGATTTCGGCTTCCTTCGCCTCGAGATCGGCCTCCAGGTCGGAGACGTACCCCTGGAGGCGTTCGACCTGGGTTTCGAGGTCGCGGATCCGCCGCTGTTCCTCGCTGGGTTCTGGAGACGGTGTCGCCTCCGCCGACTCCTCGTCCGTCTCCTCCTCGGTCATCTCCTCGATCACGGCCTCGGCGGACAGATCGTCGCGAAGTACCCGGGCCACGACCGTCTCGTGATCGAGTTCCCGGGGTACCTTTCGGATAACCCGTTCGATCTGATCGGCGTGGTCGTCGTGTGCGAAGAGCGCCGCCGACAGCGCGTCCCGTTCGTGATCGTTGTCGTACGACGCGTCCCGCGTCCGGTGGAGTTTCTCGTCGACCGGCAGGTCGGCGTCCGGGATCCACCGGGCGGCGTTGAAACTCCGGCGAATCTTCTCGACGGTCTCCGGAATCGGCGTGACGTCGGCCGCGACGACGACGGGACGACCGTGTTCGATGATCCACTCGACGACCTCGGCGGTGTCGGCGGTACGCGAACTCCAGACGTCGAGGACGCGACCGTCGAGACCCACCAGACCGAGGCCGGTGGTCGTCCCGGGATCGACGCCCACGATGACGGCATCCCGACGCTTGGCGAGGGGGCGAAACTCGATGCCGTCCCGGCGCACCGGCTCGATCTCGATGCGGGTGTCGCCGGAGCGATACTCGGAGACCGGGATCTCCGCCACCGGCGCCTGGACGGTGAAAATGGCGTTCGAAAAGCCCCCGTACTTCTCGGTGGCGTCACGGTCGTAGTCCAGTCCGGCATCGTTCAGCGCCGTCTCCACCTCGCGAGCAGTCCGCTTGACGGCCCCGTGGATGCGTCGCGTGTACCGGTCCTCGCTCCACCCGCCCTTGCCCGTCGACCGCCCCCGGGCCACCTTCACCCGGGTCTCGTCGGTGAACGCCGAGACTTCGTAGCCCACGTTTCGCGCCGCCAGCCGGGCCGCCGCCTCGGCCTCCTTCATCGGGTCCTTTCCGTAATCGACCCCGTGTCTGGCGGCGACCCGTGAGAGGGGTTCCGGTCGCTCGTCTCCGGTGACCTGCACGAGTTTCGTCGCCGCCGGAAGGGCCCCCAGCAAGTGGACCAGATCGTCCTTGTCCGCCGCCAGTTCGTACATGTTGTCCGTCGCCACGATGGCGGGTTCCCGATCGGCCACCAGCCGGAGGAGTTTCCGTCGAGAGACGACGTCGCGGTCCACGGACTCGCCGTCGAAGACACTCAGCGCGTAGGAGGGACCGTCACCACGGACGTCACCGCTCTGGACGTCGACCCCGAAGACCACCGCGTCGAGGGCCCGAGTGCGGGTACTCACGGTCCGCGACTATGGGGTTGGCGAATATAAATTCCGTCCCGACTCGCCGCCGTTCTTGCGAGCGAGAAAAGGTGGATTCATTGTGGAGGGTTGTAAACGTGTGCTACACAGGTGGCTATGAAAGGTACTGGCACGCGCGAAACGATCTTCGCGCGGACAG is a genomic window of Halanaeroarchaeum sulfurireducens containing:
- a CDS encoding tyrosine--tRNA ligase, giving the protein MNTHELMTRNAEEVVTAAEGEALAEDPDGKRAYVGYEPSGVLHLGHLLTANKLIDLQEAGFDIVVLLADVHAYLNGKGTFEEIRETAKQMRAQFLAYGLDETDTEFVYGSSYQLEDDYVLDLHTLEVETTLNRAQRAMAEIQSDETPTVSHVVYPLMQALDIEYLDIDLAVGGLDQRKVHMLARDELPSLGYDVRPALHTPILGDLSTGEGKMSSSEGVTISMEDDREAIEEKVNDAYCPPERDPEGDTVNPVLELFQYHVFPRFDRVVVDRPAEYGGDLEYEDFEALADDLESGELHPADAKTALAEYLDRLIEPGRERLATFRSGE
- a CDS encoding KH domain-containing protein, which produces MQHVKIPQERIGVLIGDGGETLRRIEHAAEVQLDVDSENGSVAIEQTGDPLLGMKAADIVEAIGRGFPPEDALTLLDDEMRMFEIIDVGRVARNDNDLRRKKGRLIGENGRTRELMEELTGATVVIYGSTMGVIGSPKEVDVVRKAAEMILDGAPHGTVYSFLERKRVEELKHQGLEYHEYNG
- the eif1A gene encoding translation initiation factor eIF-1A, which codes for MTANEGGRKDLRMPDEDEVFAVVENMLGANRVKVRCADGQERTARIPGRMQKRIWIREGDVVLVEPWDWQDEKADIVWRYEKADADQLREEGHIE
- a CDS encoding DUF460 domain-containing protein; the encoded protein is MSTRTRALDAVVFGVDVQSGDVRGDGPSYALSVFDGESVDRDVVSRRKLLRLVADREPAIVATDNMYELAADKDDLVHLLGALPAATKLVQVTGDERPEPLSRVAARHGVDYGKDPMKEAEAAARLAARNVGYEVSAFTDETRVKVARGRSTGKGGWSEDRYTRRIHGAVKRTAREVETALNDAGLDYDRDATEKYGGFSNAIFTVQAPVAEIPVSEYRSGDTRIEIEPVRRDGIEFRPLAKRRDAVIVGVDPGTTTGLGLVGLDGRVLDVWSSRTADTAEVVEWIIEHGRPVVVAADVTPIPETVEKIRRSFNAARWIPDADLPVDEKLHRTRDASYDNDHERDALSAALFAHDDHADQIERVIRKVPRELDHETVVARVLRDDLSAEAVIEEMTEEETDEESAEATPSPEPSEEQRRIRDLETQVERLQGYVSDLEADLEAKEAEIEEYEAKLSEARREERREVKTRREVSHLRWKNDSLEAELEEERRRADELETKLERLKDLWKLDHSNFADVDTNDDLVSVKPVEKFSLDALRTAEQEYGIARGDIVYLRDASGAGRRTAEQLVEYEPRLVVRDGGGLSDVADRLLFEHEIPVAPAEDITIQQVDELAVARETDVEEAIDAWERRAEQRRREQNAEMVDAIISEHRADRV
- the rio1 gene encoding serine/threonine-protein kinase Rio1 gives rise to the protein MTDDDLLDDSEGAPGDEWEEIDVRDTEADRIARERDREFSQFRDQLKDAEDLKLEESVFDEATYAAIYKLVQDGHIVAFGGPISTGKEANVYEALGPEDTDVAVKIYRINASNFQQMRDYLEGDPRFEGIRGDKKSVVLTWTQKEFSNLQRARAAGVRVPEPIAVQRNVLVMELIGEEDDHAPTLHDVAIENPQTAFEVVREYMRRLYDAGLVHGDLSEYNIVVYEGELVVIDIGQAVTIHHPNAGDFLERDCENVAAFFSRLGVDVDGDSLCGYIHENADPRED